A region from the Drosophila bipectinata strain 14024-0381.07 chromosome 3R, DbipHiC1v2, whole genome shotgun sequence genome encodes:
- the osa gene encoding trithorax group protein osa isoform X6, which translates to MNEKIKSPQTQQSQQQPGGTGAGAPAPSATPPTAAGATPPTSGPPTPNNNSNNGSDPSVQQQSIAPHPYGAPPPPGSAPGGPPDPAAVMHYHHLHQQQQHPPPPHMQQQQQAHHGGPAPPPPGGAPEHAPGVKDEYAHLPPPHSHPAYARYHGDPNMDPYRYGQPMPGGKPSQQQQPPLQQQQPGPGGSPNRPPQQQRYIPGQPPQGPTPTLNSLLQSSNPPPPPQHRYANTYDPQQAAASAAAAAAQQQAGGPPPPPPGHGPPPPQHQPYGAQQGGWAPPPRPYSPQLGPSQQYRTPPPTNTSRGQSPYPPAHGQNSGSYPSSPQQQQQQQQQQPQQAGQQPGGPVPGGPTPGVGQQPPQQNTPPTSQYSPYPQRYPTPPGLPSSGPNHRTAYSTHQYPEPNRPWPGGSSPSPGPGHPLPPASPHHVPPMPQQQPPPPPHGAVGGPPPSSSPGHAPSPSPQPSQASPSPHQELIGQNSNDSSSGGAHSGMGSGPPGTPNPQQVMRPTPSPTGSSGSRSMSPAVAQNHPISRPASNQSSSGGPMQQPPVGAGGPPQMPPHPGMPGVPPQQQQSQQQQASNSASSASNSPQQTPPPGPPPNQSINNMATPPPPPQGASGGGYPMPPHMHGYKMGGPGQSPGGQGYPPQQPQQYPPGNYPPRTQYPPGAYATGPPPPPTSQAGAGGANSMPSGTQAGGYQGRPMPNHSGQYPPYQWVPPSPQQPVPGGAPGNAQMGNHVQGKGTPPPPVVGGPPPPQGSGSPRPLNYLKQHLQHKGGYGGSPTPPQGPQGYGNGPTGMHPGMPMGPPHHMGPPHGPTSMGPPTSTPPQSQMLQGQGQGQTAGGGPEGSGPEHISQDNGISSSGPTGAGGMHAVTAVVTTGPDGTPMDEVSQQSTLSNASAASGEDPQCTTPKSRKNDPYSQSHLPPPSTSPHPVVMHPGSGGPVEEYDISSPPNWPRPAGSPQVFNHVPVQQEPFRSTITTTKKSDSLCKLYEMDDNPDRRGWLDKLRAFMEDRRTPITACPTISKQPLDLYRLYIYVKERGGFVEVTKSKTWKDIAGLLGIGASSSAAYTLRKHYTKNLLTFECHFDRGDIDPGPIIQQVEAGSKKKTAKAASVPSPGSSNSQDSFPAPPGSAPNAAIDGYPGYPGGSPYPGASGPQPDYAAAGQMQRPPSQSNPQTPHPGAASAVAAGDNISVSNPFEDSGPGGGPAAGPGAVAGAVSAVGGGQPPPPPHSPHAPPQQQQQQHAHHPQHPGLGPPPPQQQQPGQQPGQQPPPVVGGGPAPPVPQQHGPGQVPPSPQPQQQHVRPAAGAPYPPGGSGYPSPVARTPGSPYPSQPGAYGQYGSSDQYNASGPPGQPFGQGPGQYPPQNRNMYPPYGPEGEAPPTGANQYGPYGSRPYSQPPPGGPQPPVQAVAGGSPATGTPGAPPSSAYPTNRPGQQEYYQPPPDQSPQPRRHPDFIKDSQPYPGYNARPQIYGGWPGGNQQFRPQYPASPAPQTWGSAPPRGAAPPPGAPHGPPIQQPAGVAQWDQHRYPPQQAPPPPPQQTQQQQQQQPQQPPYQQAGGPPGQQPSQAPPQWAQLSTSQAAQPGIAPPGSPLRPPSGPPGQQQRMSGLPQQQQSQQQPVGGQQPPPQQATPGIPQVGPGGMVKPPYAMPPPPSQQVGQPGVGQVGVPPGGMMTQKQAPMPGQPGMQPQPLQQQQQPPHQHPHPHQHPHQHPQHPHPHQMPPNQQVPGGIMMPGGSGAQLVKKELIFPLDSVESTTPVLYRRKRLTKADVCPVDPWRIFMAMRSGLLTECTWALDVLNVLLFDDTTVQFFGISNLPGLLTLLLEHFQKNLAEMFDERECEEQASEEAEAGDDDADSGTVMCDNRQSRCVRSICSYNRKRHYENMDRGAKGVGNASDSEEADEGIDLGQVRVQPNPDERSLLLSFTPNYTMVTRKGVPVRIQPADHDIFVDERQKAWDIDTNRLYEQLEPVGSDAWTFGFTEPDPLDGIIDVFKSEIVNIPFARYVRPDKKTKALKPDIKKEENSADKEQNPYNKKRRLVSGDSSNDGGKKSKLSSEEFVQPNAEVKKEPADSDCRTIDMEIDESPQRLTNGVAPSTPPTGFDPRATVRDAAHVLQRRRDSSYEDECYTRDEASLHLVNESQDSLARRCIALSNIFRNLTFVPGNETVLAKSTRFLAVLGRLLLLNHEHLRRTPKTRNYDREEDTDFSDSCSSLQGEREWWWDYLITIRENMLVAMANIAGHLELSRYDELIARPLIDGLLHWAVCPSAHGQDPFPSCGPNSALSPQRLALEALCKLCVTDANVDLVIATPPFSRLEKLCAVLTRHLCRNEDQVLREFSVNLLHYLAAADSAMARTVALQSPCISYLVAFIEQAEQTALGVANQHGINYLRENPDSMGTSLDMLRRAAGTLLHLAKHPDNRSLFMQQEQRLLGLVMSHILDQQVALIISRVLYQVSRGAGPMHSVEFRLLQQRQQQLQRPGGAEKPVSTAAAASAPGGTTVKVEPAVTSEPIETKPPAVVNDENSNSSQQLPPAATFNDVSNSSTNSNSCGTVSSNQTNNSSSTHSSSAVSSQSANTTCPPATGGASVTAAAATAAAIVNDQQQVSKVAAALSSATAAAAVAAAAASASSAQPSTPAVAQPAAPPPTNTGTTTAVA; encoded by the exons ATGAATGAGAAAATAAAGTCTCCACAAACGCAGCAGTCGCAGCAGCAGCCTGGTGGCACTGGTGCTGGAGCTCCTGCCCCTTCTGCCACGCCCCCGACGGCTGCAGGTGCCACTCCGCCAACTTCGGGCCCGCCCACTCCCAATAATAACAGTAACAACGGCAGTGACCCCAGCGTTCAGCAGCAGAGTATAGCTCCTCACCCCTATGGCGCCCCACCGCCCCCCGGATCTGCACCCGGAGGTCCACCAGACCCGGCTGCTGTCATGCACTATCATCACctgcaccagcagcagcagcatccgcCGCCGCCTCAcatgcagcaacaacaacaggcgCACCACGGCGGTCCGGCGCCACCACCGCCCGGAGGAGCACCTGAGCATGCGCCCGGCGTTAAAGATGAGTACGCCCACCTGCCGCCACCGCATTCGCATCCTGCATATGCCCGCTACCACGGCGATCCTAACATGGATCCCTACCGTTACGGCCAACCGATGCCAGGTGGCAAGCCTtctcagcagcagcaaccaccactgcaacaacagcagccagGACCAGGAGGCTCTCCAAATCGCCCGCCGCAACAGCAGCGCTATATTCCCGGACAGCCACCGCAGGGACCCACACCCACGCTGAATTCGCTCCTGCAATCTTCGAATCCGCCGCCTCCGCCTCAGCACCGTTATGCCAATACCTACGATCCCCAACAAGCGGCCgcttcagcagcagcagcggcagcgcaGCAACAAGCCGGAGGTccaccgccgccaccaccaGGACATGGTCCACCACCGCCACAGCACCAACCGTATGGAGCACAACAAGGCGGTTGGGCGCCTCCGCCGCGGCCCTACAGTCCACAGCTAGGACCATCGCAGCAGTACAGGACACCACCACCG ACAAATACTTCCAGGGGTCAGTCACCCTATCCGCCAGCCCATGGTCAAAATTCTGGTTCCTATCCTAGTTcgccgcagcagcaacaacagcaacagcagcagcaaccacaGCAGGCGGGACAGCAGCCCGGCGGTCCTGTGCCGGGCGGACCCACGCCTGGTGTGGGTCAGCAGCCGCCCCAGCAGAACACACCGCCAACATCTCAATATTCGCCGTACCCGCAACGCTACCCGACTCCGCCGGGGCTCCCATCGAGCGGGCCCAACCATCGAACTGCCTACTCGACGCATCAG TATCCTGAACCCAATCGACCTTGGCCAGGTGGTTCTTCCCCAAGCCCTGGTCCCGGACATCCCTTGCCGCCCGCTTCTCCGCACCATGTGCCGCCGATGCCGCAGCAACAGCCTCCACCGCCTCCTCACGGCGCCGTTGGCGGCCCGCCACCTAGCAGCAGTCCGGGTCATGCGCCCAGTCCATCTCCACAGCCCTCACAGGCGTCGCCTTCTCCCCACCAG GAGCTAATTGGACAGAACAGCAACGACAGCTCCAGCGGCGGGGCGCACAGTGGCATGGGCTCCGGTCCCCCCGGCACCCCCAACCCCCAGCAAGTGATGCGACCCACTCCCTCGCCCACCGGATCCTCCGGCTCGCGGTCCATGTCCCCAGCAGTTG CCCAAAATCATCCGATCTCTCGTCCGGCAAGCAACCAGTCGAGCAGCGGAGGGCCCATGCAGCAACCGCCAGTTGGTGCGGGTGGTCCGCCCCAGATGCCACCACACCCCGGAATGCCAGGAGTCCcaccccagcagcagcaatctCAGCAGCAACAGGCATCGAATTCGGCGTCATCGGCGAGCAATTCCCCGCAGCAGACGCCGCCACCGGGCCCTCCGCCGAATCAGAGTATCAATAACATGGCCACACCCCCGCCACCGCCGCAGGGAGCATCGGGAGGAGGCTACCCAATGCCGCCACATATGCACGGATACAAAATGGGAGGACCCGGGCAGAGTCCTGGTGGCCAAGGCTATCCGCCGCAGCAACCACAGCAATATCCACCAG gcAACTACCCGCCACGAACACAGTATCCGCCTGGCGCCTATGCCACAGGACCTCCGCCGCCGCCCACGAGCCAGGCAGGAGCTGGCGGGGCCAATAGCATGCCATCAGGTACTCAAGCCGGTGGCTACCAAGGCCGACCCATGCCCAACCACAGTGGCCAGTATCCGCCATACCAGTGGGTCCCGCCCTCACCTCAACAACCTGTGCCCGGCGGAGCACCCGGAAATGCACAAATGGGTAACCATGTGCAGGGAAAAGGAACTCCACCGCCGCCAGTGGTGGGCGGACCCCCACCGCCGCAAGGAAGCGGGTCGCCCCGGCCCCTGAACTATTTAAAGCAGCATTTACAGCACAAAGGCGGCTATGGGGGTAGTCCAACGCCGCCACAGGGACCTCAAGGATACGGCAACGGGCCGACCGGAATGCATCCCGGCATGCCGATGGGACCACCGCATCACATGGGCCCTCCACACGGGCCAACTAGCATGGGTCCACCCACCAGCACACCTCCTCAGTCGCAGATGCTACAAGGACAGGGACAAGGGCAGACCGCCGGTGGCGGGCCGGAAGGCAGTGGGCCTGAGCATATTTCCCAGGATAACGGTATCAGTTCATCGGGTCCAACGGGTGCCGGCGGGATGCATGCGGTTACTGCGGTGGTTACCACCGGCCCAGATGGCACACCAATGGACGAAGTCAGTCAACAGAGCACGCTTTCGAATGCATCAGCGG CATCCGGCGAAGATCCTCAGTGCACCACACCAAAGTCGCGCAAAAACGATCCCTACAGCCAAAGTCACTTACCTCCGCCAAGCACATCGCCACATCCGGTTGTGATGCACCCGGGGAGCGGTGGGCCCGTCGAGGAATACGACATAAGCTCGCCGCCAAATTGGCCGCGCCCAGCTGGCAGCCCG CAGGTTTTCAACCATGTTCCAGTGCAACAGGAGCCTTTCCGTAGCACTATTACCACGACTAAGAAGTCGGACTCGCTGTGCAAGCTGTACGAGATGGACGACAATCCGGACCGGCGCGGCTGGCTGGACAAGCTGCGGGCGTTCATGGAGGATCGGCGGACACCAATCACCGCCTGCCCCACCATTTCAAAACAGCCACTCGATTTATATAggttatatatttatgtaaaaGAACGTGGCGGATTCGTCGAG GTGACTAAGAGCAAGACTTGGAAGGACATTGCCGGGCTCCTGGGCATTGGAGCGAGCAGCAGTGCGGCTTATACGCTGCGCAAGCATTACACCAAGAACCTACTGACCTTCGAgtgccacttcgaccgcggCGACATTGATCCGGGCCCGATTATTCAGCAGGTTGAGGCTGGCAGCAAGAAAAAAACAGCCAAAGCAGCGTCGGTTCCTTCGCCAG GCTCGTCGAACTCACAGGACTCGTTCCCAGCTCCGCCAGGATCAGCTCCTAATGCGGCAATCGATGGGTACCCCGGCTATCCAGGTGGCAGTCCATATCCGGGTGCCAGCGGTCCTCAGCCGGATTATGCGGCCGCGGGGCAGATGCAGCGCCCGCCCTCTCAAAGCAACCCGCAAACCCCTCATCCCG GCGCCGCCTCCGCTGTTGCCGCAGGCGATAATATAAGCGTTAGCAATCCTTTCGAGGATTCTGGTCCAGGTGGCGGTCCTGCTGCTGGTCCCGGTGCTGTAGCTGGGGCTGTTTCTGCTGTCGGCGGTGgccaaccaccaccaccgccccATTCACCGCACGCACCGcctcagcagcaacaacaacagcacgCACACCATCCCCAGCACCCGGGTCTGGGACCACCTCcgccacagcagcaacagccggGGCAACAGCCAGGGCAGCAGCCACCACCGGTGGTGGGCGGTGGACCAGCACCACCAGTACCTCAGCAGCATGGGCCTGGTCAGGTGCCGCCGTCgccgcagccgcagcagcagcatgtGCGCCCAGCCGCCGGAGCACCTTATCCGCCAGGTGGCTCCGGCTACCCATCGCCTGTGGCTAGAACGCCAG GCTCGCCGTATCCATCGCAGCCTGGAGCTTACGGACAGTATGGGTCGAGCGATCAGTACAACGCGAGTGGACCTCCTGGTCAGCCATTTGGACAGGGGCCCGGACAATATCCGCCGCAGAACCGGAATATGTACCCTCCATACGGACCGGAGGGGGAAGC CCCTCCAACTGGTGCCAATCAGTACGGACCCTATGGCAGCCGACCATATAGTCAGCCACCTCCAGGAGGCCCTCAGCCTCCGGTACAAGCTGTGGCGGGTGGGTCACCCGCCACCGGAACACCTGGAGCGCCACCAAGTAGCGCGTACCCCACTAATAGGCCTGGACAGCAGGAATACTATCAACCACCACCAGATCAA AGTCCACAGCCGCGACGGCACCCGGATTTTATTAAAGACTCACAGCCCTATCCGGGTTACAATGCTAGACCTCAGATATATG GTGGTTGGCCAGGCGGTAATCAGCAGTTTAGGCCGCAGTATCCAGCCTCACCAGCTCCGCAGACCTGGGGAAGTGCTCCGCCGCGGGGAGCTGCGCCACCCCCGGGCGCCCCTCATGGTCCGCCAATTCAACAGCCCGCGGGCGTTGCTCAGTGGGACCAGCACCGATATCCACCGCAGCAAgctccgccgccgccaccgcaacagactcagcagcagcaacaacaacagccgcAACAACCGCCGTACCAGCAGGCTGGTGGTCCTCCAGGACAGCAGCCGTCACAGGCACCTCCACAATGGGCGCAACTGAGCACCAGTCAGGCGGCACAACCCGGCATCGCCCCGCCAGGCTCGCCTCTGCGCCCGCCCTCGGGCCCTCCCGGTCAGCAGCAGCGAATGTCCGGATTgccgcaacagcaacaatcaCAGCAGCAGCCTGTCGGAGGACAGCAACCTCCGCCGCAACAGGCGACGCCGGGAATCCCGCAGGTGGGACCCGGTGGAATGGTTAAGCCGCCATATGCGATGCCTCCCCCGCCCTCTCAGCAAGTAGGTCAGCCAGGAGTGGGCCAGGTGGGTGTGCCACCCGGAGGAATGATGACCCAAAAGCAAGCACCGATGCCGGGTCAACCAGGAATGCAGCCCCAGCctctgcaacagcaacaacaaccaccacatCAGCACCCACACCCTCACCAACATCCACATCAGCATCCACAGCACCCGCATCCACACCAAATGCCACCAAACCAACAGGTGCCCGGAGGAATTATGATGCCTGGTGGCAGTGGAGCTCAGCTGGTCAAGAAAGAGTTGATTTTCCCGCTCGATAGTGTGGAGTCCACAACACCCGTTTTGTATCGTAGAAAGCGTCTTACCAAGGCCGACGTGTGTCCGGTGGACCCGTGGCGTATATTTATGGCTATGCGCTCTGGTCTGCTGACTGAGTGCACCTGGGCCCTCGATGTACTCAATGTGTTGCTATTTGATGACACAACTGTGCAGTTTTTCGGGATCTCTAACCTCCCCGGCCTGCTTACACTTCTGTTGGAGCATTTCCAAAAAAATCTTGCCGAGATGTTCGACGAGCGGGAGTGCGAAGAGCAAGCGAGTGAGGAGGCGGAGGCGGGTGATGATGACGCCGACAGTGGGACTGTGATGTGTGACAACCGACAGTCACGATGTGTTCGGAGTATCTGCAGCTACAACCGCAAGCGGCACTATGAAAACATGGATCGTGGAGCAAAAGGAGTTGGAAATGCCAGCGACTCTGAGGAGGCCGACGAGGGCATTGATCTTGGACAGGTGCGAGTACAACCTAATCCAGATGAACGCTCGCTGCTACTTTCCTTCACTCCCAACTACACGATGGTAACGCGGAAGGGTGTACCCGTGCGAATTCAGCCCGCCGATCATGATATCTTTGTAGACGAGCGCCAGAAGGCGTGGGATATCGACACGAATCGGCTTTACGAGCAGCTGGAGCCTGTTGGCAGCGATGCCTGGACTTTTGGATTTACAGAACCAGATCCTCTGGATGGCATAATTGACGTCTTTAAATCGGAGATTGTAAACATTCCATTTGCACGCTACGTTCGCCCTGACAAGAAGACGAAAGCGCTTAAGCCAGACAtcaaaaaagaggaaaacagTGCTGATAAGGAACAGAACCCGTACAATAAGAAGCGACGCTTGGTTAGCGGCGATAGTAGCAATGATGGTGGAAAGAAATCCAAGCTGTCTAGCGAAGAGTTTGTCCAACCGAATGCTGAGGTGAAGAAGGAGCCGGCCGACAGTGACTGCCGGACCATCGACATGGAGATCGACGAGTCACCACAGCGACTGACGAACGGCGTGGCTCCATCTACGCCTCCTACTGGATTTGATCCGCGAGCAACAGTACGAGACGCTGCGCATGTTTTGCAAAGAAGGCGGGATTCCAGTTACGAAGACGAGTGCTACACGCGGGATGAGGCTTCTCTGCATTTGGTGAATGAAAGCCAAGACTCGCTGGCGCGTCGCTGCATCGCATTGTCGAATATCTTCCGCAACCTGACTTTCGTCCCTGGGAACGAAACGGTACTGGCCAAGTCGACCAGGTTCCTAGCTGTCCTAGGTCGTTTGCTTTTGCTGAATCATGAGCATCTGAGGCGAACTCCCAAAACGAGAAACTACGACCGCGAGGAAGACACCGACTTCAGTGATTCGTGCAGTTCCCTGCAAGGAGAACGTGAATGGTGGTGGGATTATCTGATCACCATCCGTGAAAATATGTTAGTGGCCATGGCCAACATAGCTGGGCACTTAGAGCTTTCACGCTACGACGAGCTGATTGCTCGCCCGCTCATCGACGGACTTCTGCACTGGGCAGTGTGTCCCAGTGCCCACGGTCAAGATCCTTTCCCGTCATGTGGGCCCAACTCTGCGCTTTCGCCGCAACGTCTAGCGCTGGAGGCACTTTGTAAACTGTGCGTGACGGACGCCAACGTCGATTTGGTGATAGCAACGCCTCCGTTTTCACGATTGGAGAAGCTATGCGCAGTGCTAACCCGTCACCTGTGTCGCAATGAGGATCAGGTGCTGAGAGAGTTCTCAGTAAATTTGCTTCATTACTTGGCAGCTGCAGACAGTGCTATGGCCCGCACGGTGGCACTGCAGTCCCCCTGCATCTCCTACTTGGTCGCGTTCATCGAGCAAGCGGAACAGACAGCGCTGGGAGTGGCAAACCAGCATGGAATCAACTACCTGCGAGAAAACCCAGATTCGATGGGCACCAGCTTGGACATGTTACGGCGGGCCGCCGGCACTCTACTGCATCTGGCCAAGCATCCTGATAATAGGTCACTTTTTATGCAGCAGGAACAAAGGCTCCTGGGATTGGTCATGTCACACATTTTGGATCAACAGGTGGCTTTAATTATCTCGAGAGTGCTCTATCAAGTCTCCCGAGGAGCTGGACCGATGCACTCCGTGGAGTTTAGGTTACTGCAACAGCGCCAGCAGCAGCTTCAAAGACCTGGCGGGGCAGAGAAGCCAGTTTCCACTGCAGCAGCCGCTAGTGCACCAGGTGGGACTACAGTTAAAGTAGAGCCAGCGGTGACATCGGAACCAATTGAAACAAAGCCTCCAGCGGTGGTAAATGATGagaacagcaacagcagccaacAGTTACCGCCGGCAGCGACCTTCAACGATGTAAGCAACAGCAGCACAAACAGCAATAGCTGCGGCACAGTCAGCAGTAACCAAACCAACAACAGCTCCAGCACCCACAGCAGCAGTGCGGTAAGCAGTCAGTCAGCGAACACCACATGTCCTCCGGCGACAGGAGGAGCATCCGTgacggcagcagcagccacagcagctGCGATTGTCAATGATCAGCAGCAGGTGAGCAAAGTAGCTGCAGCTCTGAGCAGTGCCACTGCAgcggcggcagtggcagcagcggCTGCTTCAGCCTCATCAGCCCAACCTAGCACTCCAGCAGTGGCACAGCCAGCGGCACCTCCTCCAACCAATACCGGAACCACGACGGCCGTTGCGTAG